AATATTCAGAATTCTCCAAATCTTGAAGAAAATTAATACAATTTTCTTCAAATGCCTTAAATGAAAAGCTTATACTTTTAATGTTTCCATTTTTTTGACTTCTACCAAAACTTTCAAAGCTAATATTATTTTTATCCATATACATATTTATAAGCTTAAAAGCATCGGATATTTTAGGAAAAAGAAGTTTTTCATCTGTTTTTTCTTTCAACTCTTCAAGTAATAATAGCTCTTTTTTTAAATTTTCTTCTTTTAATATTAAAGATTTGCTTAATTCAGTATTTTCCAAATTTAATTTTTCTATTTTTATTTGTTGGCTTGTTATAAATTCATTTAATTCTAAATAAGTTAAAATATTTTTAAAGATAAAAAAATAGAAAAATAGTAAATAGAGAATAACTAATATAAGAAGTCTTAATTTTAAATGATCTTCTAACTTTAATTTAAACACCATAGTTTAACCTCATTTCTATTAAGTTTGAAAAATTAGCTCAAGTTTAAATTCTATAGCAGAATCTGTTTTTAAAATATAGTCATAATTTTCAAGTTTTAACTCTTTAGAATTTTGGATATTTTCTAGGAATAAATTTATACTATCTAAATTTTGACTTAATCCTATTAAGCTTAAAGTTTTTTGTCCATCATATTCAATGCTTGAAATTTTAGTATTTTCAGGAAGTAAATATTTTAAACTTATTAAAAATTCACTTATTTTAAAAGAAGGTTTCAGAATCTTATTTTTTTCATTTTGAAGCTCAATCTTACTGTCCTCCAATTCTTTAAGCTTTTCTCGGATATTTCTGTTTTCTTCTTCCAATAAAGAACTTTGGCTTTCTAAGTTTTGAAGTTTTTCCTCAGAGGAATTAATTTTATAATATAAGAAGAAACAAAGTAAAAAAGATAAAATAAGCAATAAAAAAATGCTTAATAAGTATTTGAAATTTAAAAAATAGAGGAAATTCTTTCTTTGTATTTTTAAGGGTAAGAAATTTGGATATTTCCTAAAATTAATTTTTTCAATATCGAAAAAAGTATAATTTTTAGATTTTAGTTCTAAACTCTGCTCTTCTATTTTGTTACCTGTAAAAATTATAAAGTAGCCCTTTTCAACAGTTTCTAGGAAACTATTTATAACATTATAATAAGAAATTTCCCTCCTCTCATTACTATTCTCAATAATAAAGGAAGCTTCCCCATGGAATGAATTTATATCTTCCAATTTGTTGGAACTGTACTTTGAAATAACTAAAGAATGAGGACTTACATCAAAATTATAAAAATTATTTTCAGCTTTAAATTCTCTAACTTTAAAAAAAGAGGGAATAATTGATAAGAATTTATAAGTACTGTCATCAATAAGAATATTTTCATTTTTCAAATAAGTTAGATTTAGAAGATAGACTGCTAGATATTCCTCTTCTTCATTTTTGCTCAAAAACTCATAATTTAAAATAAAATCTGAGGAATTATACTTTGGAAATATTATTTCTAAATGTTCTTCAATCTTTAATATTCTGTCCTCCTCATTTATAACATTCTCAATTTTTAATTTAAAAATACGAAAATAAAAATTTTCAAGGCAAAGGACAGCCCTATTATCTAACGCTAAATTAATATTATCTTTATATATTAAGGGAAATTCATTTTTAATCATTTTTTCTTATCCATATCCTTTTTAATTTTTCTTCTTTTAAATCTTTAACTTCTTTCGAATAGTAAGTTTTATAATTGATAGTAGCATAGATACTATACTCTTCATCTTCAATTTTTATTGTTTTTAGAAAATGAAGACTTATATTATTTTTTAGATTTTCATTCAGTTTTTGTTTAAGTAAATTTGAATAGTCTATGTTTTCTGTATCATCAATAATTCTGTAGCCGGCAACAGAAATTCTATCAGCATAATCTGGAAGTAAAAAAATTTTATTATTATCAATACTACTATCAAAGAAACTTTCTATTCTTGAAATTTTATTTTCATGCATATACATCTCAATAGTTTTAAGTTCTTTGTTAATTATACATTCCAAAAAATTTATTTCTTTCGTTGAGCTATCATATTTTAGGGTATTTAAATAAATTGCCAATTTAGAGTTCACAACTAATTGGCTAAGCAGAATAAAAGAAATAACTAAAAAAGTTATAAAGATGGTATAAACTAATATAAAAGCTTTATTTTTATGGTATAAATAAATTTTTTTCATAGGTCCTACCTGTTTTTAAGTCTTTTATAAATATTTTCAAATTTTTATATTTTAAAGAAAATTCTCCACTATATTTTTCAGCTATGATAGATGATGGTAAAATACCACTCAGAGCAAAAATATCATAAGCATCGAAATAGCTTATATTGGCGTTATTGTTTAAAAAAGAAAAGCACCTATACTTTATTTCCAATTTTTTTTCAAGCTTATTATAAAAATGAAATTTTATAATCAGCAAATTTCCCTTCTCTTCTGAAGGCATTGAAAAAATTTTAGAGAAGCTTGGGAGATTTATGGAAGAATTTACATTTAAAATTCTTATTTCACTACTTTTGTTCCATAGAAGATGATTAACTATAAGTTGTCTAAATGAGAGAATGTCTTGCTCTCTTTTTTGTATATTGTTAATAATATAAAAAGTTTTTGAAATTGGTTTAATTAAAGTAAAGGCAGTGGAACTGATTATGATAAGAATAGTTATAGCAATGAGCCCCTCTAAAAAACTTAAAGCTTTATTTTTAATTATATACATAAGCTAAGCCTTTCAATTTATAAATTTTATTATTTTTGTCTTCATTTGTTTTTTATTATTTGTAAAATTAACATATATAATATTTGCTTTATTTACTGAAGAATAAAAATCAATATCAGATACTTTTATTTGGATTTTTAAATCAAAACTTTCTTTGGGATATTCTTTAAATTCAAAGTCTTGAAAAATAGGATTTCTTTTTAAATCTTCGTAGTCTTTAAAAATAAGATTATCCTCATGAAAAAAAACTATATTTTCAGATTGTAAATATGAATAAATAGAATCAAAGAGATCAAGTTCTTTTACAGCAATATCCATTTTTTTGAAATTTAAAATTTGTTGAGTATTAATTTTTAGAGTAGGAATTAATAAAAACAGAAGAAGTGTTATAGATACTATAATCTCTATAAAACTGAAGCCTTTTTTATTCATAGTATGTGCTCCAAAATAAAGTTAAAATTATATAAGAATATAAAACTCAGACAGATAAAAGGAGCAAAAGCTATCTCTTTATTCTTTAAAGAATAATTTTTCTTAAATAAATATTTGTGTATGCACAAAAATAAAATAAAAGAGCTAGCTGAAACAAAAGTAATTAAATAAAAGATATATATTTGCAAAAATAAATTTATATTTTCAACATACAGGAGTCCTCCCAAAGCCATTATTAATTTTATATCTCCGAAGCCAATTACATCTTTTTTTAGCAGATCAGATACGTAGGCATAGAGTAATAAAACAGGTAAGGTGTAAACAGAGGCTCCAATAAAGAATAGCAATATTTTATCTGCTCCTCTAACAAAAAAACAGAGAATCAATAGGGAGAAATTTAAAAAGTTAGGTATATACTTTTTATTAATATCTATATATATAATAAGTAATAGCATTAAATAAAGTGTGTAAGTTAATAATCTATCCATTTATTCCCCTTTATATCTGCCTCCAGTGTTCCATCGAAAGGTTCCAGCCAAATTGAATATCCGTCATTATTTCCAGAAGTATTAGGATTTATAAATGTTATTCTGACTTTTCCACCATATATAATTTTTTTATTGTTTAGATTTTGAGAACCGCCAATTTGAAATTCCGGGTTATCAATAATTGTTTTGGAGTTATTTTCTAAGTAAGTTTCAAGTTTTTTAAGCCCCTCGACCACTTTGGCTTTTGAATAAGTAGTTGTGTTAGTGTCAAATAAGCTTTCAGCATTCTCAATTTGATAGAGTTGTATAGCAGCCCTAAGAGTGTTCAATGAAACAACTGCTTTTGTGTCCTTAGCTTTTGCAACATGACCTTTTAATTTTAAACCTATTAAACCAGATAGAGTCGCAATAATAGCAACAGCAACAATAATTTCAATCAATGAAAAAGCTTTGTTTTTCATAAATCCACCTCCGAATAATAAAAATTAAAAAACATCAATCATTGAAAAAATAGGTATATATATAGAAAGAATTATAAAAACAATAAAAAATCCTAAGGTAATAATAGATAGAGGTTCAATAAAGGCTATATATTTTTTTAGTTTATATTCATATTCAAGTTTTAAAATTTTTGAGATTTCCAAAAAAGCTTCTGAAAGAAAGCCACTTTCTTCAGCAGTTTTTATAAAGGATTGAAAACGTTTGTTAAAAAGATTGAGTTGTCTGAATGCACTTGTAATAGTAGATCCTGTCTTAATATCCTTTTGAATGTTTAAGAGATTTTTCTTAATCTCTAAATTATTTATATTTTCTATTATGACATCAAATCCATCTACTAAAGTGATTCCTGAATTTAAAAGTATATGTAAAGAGTAATATATTTCTTCGGCATACTTTAATTTTAATAGATTTCCTAAAATGATTAATTTTAAAATAAACTTATCTTTTTTGAATTTTAATCTTTTTTTTGAACTTATATATTTTAAGATGAGTATGATTGAAGAAAAGATTAATAAAAGTGCTATTAAGAAATAATGAAAGTTACTTGAAAGAAAAATTAAAAATTTTGTCGTTTTTGGAATTTCTATTTGGCTCTCCTCAAATAAGTTCATAAAGTTAGGAAGAATGAAAACAAGTAAAAAAATGAAGATAATAAGACTCAATAAAAAAACTATACTTGGATAAATAAGAAGGCTTGCTATTTTTTTCTTGTTAGACAAATTATATTCAAGATAATTATGTATATTGTCTAATGTCATAGAAAGGGAACCACTTATTTCTCCAACCTTTAGCATATATATAAAGTGATTACCAAAGATATCCTTATAATCTTTGAAACTATTAAAAATATTTTTTCCCCTATTTAAATTTTTTTTAATTTTTTCAAGTATATTGATAAAAGTTTTATCAGTTTCTGATAATATAAGAATATCTAAAGCTTGAGTAATGTTTATGCCAGCTTTTGTAAGACTATTAAATTGTTTTGTGAAAAGAAGTATTTTTTCCTTTTTTATTTTCATAGTTGCCTCAAAATTTCATCTAGTGATGTTAGACCTGATTTAGCTTTAGAGATAGCATCTTCTAAAAGGGACTCTTGAATTATACTTGTACTCAATTTATTATGATTTTTTAAAAGTATCTCTTTTGCCTTCTCATCAAAATATAAAATTTCAAAAATAGGAATCCTTCCTATATAACCGGTGTTCATACAATTTTCACAACCTTTTTCAGAATGAGTATAAAAATAGAGATTGGTTGAGTCATCTAAACTGTTTAAATCATAATTTAGAGAAACCAGTTTTTCAACATAGTTTTCATCTATTATTTTACAATTAGGACAAAGCTTCCTGAGTAATCTTTGTGATACTGACATTACCAAGACAAGACTAAGTAGATAACTATCTATACCAAGATTAATTAGTCTATTGATAGAACCTAGGGTATCGTTTGAATGTATGGTTGAAAAAACTAAATGTCCTGTTAGAGATGCCTTTACAGCTATTTCAGCAGTTTCCTTATCCCTTATTTCACCTATCATAATTACATCAGGATCTTGTCTTAAAAGAGCTCTCAAGATATAGGCAAAATTAAGCCCTATATCATTTTTACATTGAATTTGATTTAAACCATCAATTTGATATTCGACAGGATCTTCAACAGTTGAAATATTTAATAACTCTGAGTTCTTATATTTTAGGATACTATAAAGAGTTGTAGATTTTCCTGAGCCAGTAGGTCCATTAAAAAGTATAATTCCATTATTTTGATTTATAGCATTATAAAATAATTTCTTGTTTTTTTCAGAAAGATATAAATCATTAAGTGAGAAATCATTTGAAAATCTATCCAATATTCTAATTACAGCTTTCTCTCCATTTATAGTTGGAATAACTGAGATTCTGAAATCAATTTCTCTATTTTTATAAATTAGAGAGAAACGTCCATCTTGAGGTTTTCTCTTTTCAACAATATCTAAAGAAGAAAGTATCTTTAATTTAGATATAATAGGTGAAGAGAGGTTTTTCTCAATTTTTACTATTTCTTTTAAGAGTCCGTTTATTCTAAAACGAACTTTTAAATAGTTGGTTAAATTTTCAAAATGAATATCACTTGCTTTTGAATCAACAGCTCTTTTTAATAAAAAGAAAAGACCTTTAATGGGTTTTGAGTTTTCATTTTCAAAAAGTTGTTCAAGATCATTTCCTGGAGCATTAAAAAAGGAGGTTTCATTATCTTCATATAGTTTAAA
This DNA window, taken from Fusobacterium russii ATCC 25533, encodes the following:
- a CDS encoding PilN domain-containing protein, producing MIKNEFPLIYKDNINLALDNRAVLCLENFYFRIFKLKIENVINEEDRILKIEEHLEIIFPKYNSSDFILNYEFLSKNEEEEYLAVYLLNLTYLKNENILIDDSTYKFLSIIPSFFKVREFKAENNFYNFDVSPHSLVISKYSSNKLEDINSFHGEASFIIENSNERREISYYNVINSFLETVEKGYFIIFTGNKIEEQSLELKSKNYTFFDIEKINFRKYPNFLPLKIQRKNFLYFLNFKYLLSIFLLLILSFLLCFFLYYKINSSEEKLQNLESQSSLLEEENRNIREKLKELEDSKIELQNEKNKILKPSFKISEFLISLKYLLPENTKISSIEYDGQKTLSLIGLSQNLDSINLFLENIQNSKELKLENYDYILKTDSAIEFKLELIFQT
- a CDS encoding prepilin-type N-terminal cleavage/methylation domain-containing protein, giving the protein MNKKGFSFIEIIVSITLLLFLLIPTLKINTQQILNFKKMDIAVKELDLFDSIYSYLQSENIVFFHEDNLIFKDYEDLKRNPIFQDFEFKEYPKESFDLKIQIKVSDIDFYSSVNKANIIYVNFTNNKKQMKTKIIKFIN
- a CDS encoding prepilin peptidase; the protein is MDRLLTYTLYLMLLLIIYIDINKKYIPNFLNFSLLILCFFVRGADKILLFFIGASVYTLPVLLLYAYVSDLLKKDVIGFGDIKLIMALGGLLYVENINLFLQIYIFYLITFVSASSFILFLCIHKYLFKKNYSLKNKEIAFAPFICLSFIFLYNFNFILEHIL
- a CDS encoding prepilin-type N-terminal cleavage/methylation domain-containing protein; the encoded protein is MKNKAFSLIEIIVAVAIIATLSGLIGLKLKGHVAKAKDTKAVVSLNTLRAAIQLYQIENAESLFDTNTTTYSKAKVVEGLKKLETYLENNSKTIIDNPEFQIGGSQNLNNKKIIYGGKVRITFINPNTSGNNDGYSIWLEPFDGTLEADIKGNKWIDY
- a CDS encoding type II secretion system F family protein, whose amino-acid sequence is MKIKKEKILLFTKQFNSLTKAGINITQALDILILSETDKTFINILEKIKKNLNRGKNIFNSFKDYKDIFGNHFIYMLKVGEISGSLSMTLDNIHNYLEYNLSNKKKIASLLIYPSIVFLLSLIIFIFLLVFILPNFMNLFEESQIEIPKTTKFLIFLSSNFHYFLIALLLIFSSIILILKYISSKKRLKFKKDKFILKLIILGNLLKLKYAEEIYYSLHILLNSGITLVDGFDVIIENINNLEIKKNLLNIQKDIKTGSTITSAFRQLNLFNKRFQSFIKTAEESGFLSEAFLEISKILKLEYEYKLKKYIAFIEPLSIITLGFFIVFIILSIYIPIFSMIDVF
- a CDS encoding GspE/PulE family protein, with protein sequence MKNLFPEKFENFFKLYEDNETSFFNAPGNDLEQLFENENSKPIKGLFFLLKRAVDSKASDIHFENLTNYLKVRFRINGLLKEIVKIEKNLSSPIISKLKILSSLDIVEKRKPQDGRFSLIYKNREIDFRISVIPTINGEKAVIRILDRFSNDFSLNDLYLSEKNKKLFYNAINQNNGIILFNGPTGSGKSTTLYSILKYKNSELLNISTVEDPVEYQIDGLNQIQCKNDIGLNFAYILRALLRQDPDVIMIGEIRDKETAEIAVKASLTGHLVFSTIHSNDTLGSINRLINLGIDSYLLSLVLVMSVSQRLLRKLCPNCKIIDENYVEKLVSLNYDLNSLDDSTNLYFYTHSEKGCENCMNTGYIGRIPIFEILYFDEKAKEILLKNHNKLSTSIIQESLLEDAISKAKSGLTSLDEILRQL